TCAAAGACAATCGCCGCCTGGAAACGCGGCGCTAAGCGCAAGCTACTTGAATTTCGCCCGCCACTGCAGCCGACAACAGGAAGCAGTATCTTTTAGGCCTGCATAGATCGTAGCTTCCTCGTGATCGCTTGCACATCATTTTGTTGAAATAGCCGTATCGCCGCGATTCCTGCCGCTCCTGCCGCCGCGCACTGCCCCGCATTTTCCAGCGTAATTCCGCCCAGCGCCCAGACCGGCATCCGCGGCTGCGCTGCTTCTGTGCGATGGCATATCCGCCGCAACTGCTCCAGACCTTCCAAATTCGCCGAGCCGCTCTTCTCAAACACCGGCCCAAACACGGCAAAGCTTGCGCCATGCGCTTCAGTGCTTGCCACTTCAGCGGCCGAATGCGTGGAAACCCCAATCACCGGCTCACTCTTCCCCACGCGCGCAAATATAGATCGCGCCTCGCTCGCCGATAAATCATTCGCCGGAAGATGTACGCCATGCGCACCGCAGGCCAGCGCCACATCGGTTCGCGCATTGATCAACAACTGCGTTCGCGATCCTGAAAGCACCGTCATGGCCTTCAGCGCCAAGGCTTCCAGCGTTCGAGTCTCCAGGTCTTTTTCCCGCAGCTGTATGTATTCCACCCCAGCGGCGGCGCACTCGGCAATTTTCGCCAGCAGCCGCTGTTCCTGCTCATGGCCATCACCGGGAAACTGCCGCCGGTCCGTGATGTAGTAAAGCTGCAAGGGCACTGGCCAGCATTGTAATTGGCACGACCGGCTCCGCAAGGCAACTTGGCAGGCGCAAAACTACTCTCTTAAGAGTGCCTCTCACGCTGCAACTCGTATGGCTTTTTGCGCTTGCGCTCCCCATTGCCTGCATCGCCTGGACTGTCACGCATGAAGAGGTCTTCCGCGAGCCGCGCGAATATTGCGTCCGCCAGAGTGAGAGCCATCCCAATCCTGCGTGCCGCAAGTTCTTTTTCCTCTTTACCTGCGAATTCTGCTTCAGCCATTACGTAACGGCGTTTTTCCTCGTGCTCACACATTACAAGCTGCTGTTCCCTGACTGGCGCGGCTACCTGATCGCCCTCTTCGCGCTCGTCTGGATTGCCAACCAATACATGAGCGTTTACGCTCACCTGCGTCTCGATATCCGCAAAGACCGCGTTGAGATCAAGCACGTGGAAAAGAAAGTTGAAGAATTGGAAGAGCGGAAAGCGGCTTAGCCAGTACTTGGTATTTAAGTACTTGGTACTTAGCGTGTGACTCGAAAACTGCACTCTGGATTCAAAGAAGCCGCTTGGATCTTTCAGGAATTGCTAAATACCAAATACCAAGTACTAAATGCCGATTTTCACGGCAGCGTCTTTGCGATCTCCGGGCCTTCATCCGCTGCCGCGTGTTTTGCAGGCTGCGGTTGCAGATGGAACTTGGTCAAGCCTTCTTTCAGGACCTCAAATGCTTCTTCCGGGGTATCCACCACGGTAAAGCCGTTCACGTCTTCCGGGGAGATGGTCCCAGCATCGGCCAGCGCTTCAAGATTCAGCACGCGGTTCCAGTATTCCCGGCCATAGACGATCACCAGGATTTTTTTGGCCAGCTTGTGCGTCTGCGCCAGCGTAAGAATTTCAAAAAATTCGTCCAGCGTGCCAAAGCCTCCAGGAAAGACCACCAGCGCCTTAGCCAGATACGCAAACCAGTATTTGCGCATAAAGAAATAATGGAACTCAAAATTCAGTTCCGGCGTGATGTACCGGTTCGGATACTGCTCAAACGGCAGCCGGATATTCAGCCCAATCGTCTTTCCGCCGGCTTCGCGCGCGCCACGGTTCGCCGCTTCCATAATTCCCGGACCGCCGCCAGAGGTCACTACAAACCTGTGGCGTCTGCCGGGCAGTGTGAGCGTCCATTCCGTAAGCTTGGCGGCTAGTTGGCGCGCTTCTTCGTAATAGCGCGCCATCTCCACTCCGGCATGGGCGCGCTTCAGGGCTGCTTGCAGGGCATCGCCATCTTTGCCGCCGGGTTGTTGTTCTGGTGAAGCTGGTTTAGCTGATCCGGGCTTTTCCAGGATCGTCAGGGCATTCTGCGCGTCGGGCAGGCTGGCAAAGCGCGCGGAGCCAAAAAATACCACCGTATCCTGGATCTTTTCGCGCCGGAAGCGTGATAGCGGTTCCTGGTATTCCGAAAGGATGCGCAGCAACCGTCCGTCCGGGCTGTTCAGGAACTCAGGATTGAGGTAAGCCATGGGAGCGGGAAGCAGCTCCGGCAAGGACCCTTCATCGTCAGGATTTTTATTACTGTTTGCCATTCAATCTGTCTGCTAATAAATGTGCTAAAAATGCCCGATCAAACTCGATCGCGGTACCGTACAGCTTCCACCACTCCCAGCCATATATCCAGCAGGCCGAGCCCGGAGACCGCTCCGCGTACAAAACCCGATTGCACCAAATTCTGAAAGCCGGCCCATTGTGATGTCCATCCATCGCTGAACCAGAACCGCGTCCAGGGAAGCACGATCAGCACCAATCCTAATTCGATGCAGAATAAAACATATACCACCACAAAGACCCGCTGCAGCCACACGGGCATTTCAGCGGTGTTTTCCGGAGTGGGCCCGGTAGGTTGCGCCGGGGTGGGGTCTTCGAGATTCGTGGAAGTAGTTTTCAAGCGATTAGGAATTTGTTGTTTAGTTTTCTTTAATTGGATGCAATAGAGGATTTTATGCTTTCAGCGCCTTTATCCGGCTGGCCACGTCGCGAAAATCGATATTCGAGCCATAGACTTCCATGAAATTCGTCAAGGCGGCTTTGTTGTCTCCGGCGGCCTGATAAGCCGCTCCAAGATCATAATAAATGCTGCAGCGGCTTCCGCTGTCCAGTCCCGGTAGTTGCAACGCTTTTTGGTACCACCGGACGGCCGCTTCCGGCGCGCCTTTATCTACCAGACACTGCGCCAACCAGGTCAACGCCTGTATGGGTTGAGAGAACGGCGCACCGCGGTCCACCGCGTGGCAAACCTTTTGCAATTCGCCGATCGCCTCATCCAGCAGGCCCATTTCCTTGA
The genomic region above belongs to Terriglobia bacterium and contains:
- a CDS encoding thiamine phosphate synthase, which translates into the protein MPLQLYYITDRRQFPGDGHEQEQRLLAKIAECAAAGVEYIQLREKDLETRTLEALALKAMTVLSGSRTQLLINARTDVALACGAHGVHLPANDLSASEARSIFARVGKSEPVIGVSTHSAAEVASTEAHGASFAVFGPVFEKSGSANLEGLEQLRRICHRTEAAQPRMPVWALGGITLENAGQCAAAGAAGIAAIRLFQQNDVQAITRKLRSMQA
- a CDS encoding TIGR00730 family Rossman fold protein, whose product is MANSNKNPDDEGSLPELLPAPMAYLNPEFLNSPDGRLLRILSEYQEPLSRFRREKIQDTVVFFGSARFASLPDAQNALTILEKPGSAKPASPEQQPGGKDGDALQAALKRAHAGVEMARYYEEARQLAAKLTEWTLTLPGRRHRFVVTSGGGPGIMEAANRGAREAGGKTIGLNIRLPFEQYPNRYITPELNFEFHYFFMRKYWFAYLAKALVVFPGGFGTLDEFFEILTLAQTHKLAKKILVIVYGREYWNRVLNLEALADAGTISPEDVNGFTVVDTPEEAFEVLKEGLTKFHLQPQPAKHAAADEGPEIAKTLP